Proteins encoded in a region of the Trypanosoma brucei gambiense DAL972 chromosome 4, complete sequence genome:
- a CDS encoding protein kinase, putative, with the protein MLAPKGGNDGSVVPFTAAEGSNSNTNFSTARDGQCTPIPPQQRLNSWALPRAPETPAKQRRTRHEERGGQTITYLSGGASHKRGAAPDRRCNLASRKRPSSELSQFSALRLDDPSDTVPFPPPECSTSEATRSCLRPHLGPLATGGMSLMNSAPNSPQRDWMARVGSSFPFMPYSPDQPEYSQAESEFSNIFNRRILTDYKEVKELGFGSFGRVTLYEETGTGALVAVKTSPPNASREQRQRFARERAVMSITKGFPHVVQLLDSWEEGHAPQVFLQLEYCSGGSVAERAEQRRQRGEVWDERELFVFFGHMALALDALHSANIVHVDFKPDNVLIDEAGDYKLSDFGCSVFVDDDGFPRKTFAAAGAKTGNLFSAPSSTAGVNNNSMADAGPLSFPTQLSVVSVEEGDCRYLCMDMLNQKRYLKEGDMFSFGISLFELMSGEPLPHHGAGFLELRQHPPLHLLERRGYSKRLTAFVAELMHAEPTSRPTAHDALCFFQLPPHVPQVMSQWVVGDTPPLDSQVGEDETNLLLDVRYTHAALEVAARILDKARRLLRRGSIASSQSTGVAAGRRVFAEADGMCTPKDPATDQNSQGDRGDSAKF; encoded by the coding sequence ATGTTGGCGCCTAAAGGGGGGAATGATGGCTCCGTCGTTCCCTTTACGGCCGCAGAAGGAAGTAACAGCAACACTAACTTCAGCACTGCCCGGGATGGCCAGTGTACACCCATTCCCCCACAGCAGCGCCTCAACTCGTGGGCGCTTCCGAGGGCACCAGAAACACCTGCAAAACAACGCCGTACGAGACATGAAGAACGCGGTGGTCAGACGATTACGTATCTTAGTGGCGGTGCCTCCCACAAACGTGGTGCTGCACCTGACCGGCGCTGTAACTTGGCGTCGAGAAAACGTCCATCCAGCGAGCTTTCACAGTTCAGCGCACTGCGGTTAGACGATCCCAGTGATACCGTTCCTTTTCCACCACCTGAGTGTAGTACATCTGAGGCCACGCGGTCTTGCTTGCGCCCCCACCTTGGGCCTTTAGCTACCGGCGGTATGTCGTTGATGAACTCAGCTCCGAACTCCCCGCAGCGTGACTGGATGGCACGTGTCGGTAGCAGTTTTCCTTTTATGCCCTATTCTCCAGATCAACCGGAGTACTCTCAGGCGGAGTCGGAATTTTCCAATATCTTCAACCGTCGCATTCTGACTGACTACAAGGAGGTGAAGGAGCTTGGTTTTGGTTCCTTCGGCAGGGTAACGCTGTATGAAGAAACCGGTACGGGTGCACTTGTTGCGGTGAAGACGTCGCCACCAAATGCGAGCCGGGAGCAACGGCAACGTTTCGCGCGGGAGAGGGCTGTGATGAGCATCACGAAAGGGTTTCCGCACGTTGTGCAACTGTTAGATTCGTGGGAGGAGGGTCACGCGCCGCAGGTGTTCTTGCAGTTAGAATATTGTTCGGGAGGATCCGTGGCGGAGCGGGCGGAGCAACGACGGCAGCGCGGTGAGGTGTGGGATGAACGTgagttgtttgtgtttttcggACACATGGCCCTAGCATTGGATGCTCTGCATAGCGCCAACATTGTGCATGTGGATTTTAAGCCGGATAATGTACTGATAGACGAGGCAGGGGATTATAAACTTAGTGATTTCGGGTGCAGCGTCTTTGTGGATGATGATGGATTTCCCCGAAAAACTTTTGCAGCTGCGGGTGCGAAAACCGGGAACTTGTTCAGTGCTCCTTCCTCAACGGCCGgtgtgaacaacaacagcatggCCGACGCGGGGCCGCTGAGCTTCCCAACCCAACTTAGTGTGGTTAGTGTGGAAGAGGGTGATTGTAGGTACCTGTGCATGGATATGCTCAACCAAAAACGTTACCTCAAGGAAGGGGACATGTTTTCCTTCGGCATTTCACTTTTTGAGCTTATGTCAGGTGAACCCCTGCCCCACCATGGCGCGGGCTTTCTCGAACTGCGCCAGCACCCTCCGCTGCATCTCCTTGAGCGTCGTGGGTACTCGAAGCGTCTTACCGCCTTCGTTGCTGAGCTGATGCACGCGGAACCGACGTCCAGGCCGACGGCACATGATGCGCTTTGCTTCTTTCAACTTCCCCCACATGTCCCCCAAGTTATGTCGCAGTGGGTTGTAGGGGATACTCCACCACTGGATTCGCAAGTAGGGGAGGATGAGACTAATTTGCTACTGGACGTCCGTTACACTCACGCCGCCCTAGAGGTTGCTGCTCGGATATTAGACAAGGCGCGTCGGTTGCTTCGGCGCGGAAGCATTGCATCCAGTCAGTCAACTGGTGTGGCTGCTGGGCGCCGAGTGTTTGCCGAAGCAGATGGCATGTGTACGCCTAAGGACCCTGCTACAGATCAGAACTCTCAGGGGGATAGGGGAGATAGTGCAAAATTTTAG
- a CDS encoding ubiquitin carrier protein, putative: MRRLQKELRDITLDPPPYCNAAPSSESIFTWYFTLDGPPQTPYEGGRYLGELRFPPEYPMGPPKIIMLTPSGRFVINSPICLTITDFHPEEWSPMWGVRTIITGLLSFMVSEESGLGGMTETAVCRRALAAKSHRYNVERVPVYKELFNSEYQKDLKKLNNKNKDTS, translated from the coding sequence ATGCGTCGCTTGCAGAAGGAGTTACGCGACATCACCCTGGACCCTCCACCGTATTGTAACGCTGCTCCTTCGTCGGAAAGCATTTTCACGTGGTATTTCACCCTCGATGGACCACCTCAGACGCCTTATGAAGGTGGTCGATACCTTGGGGAGCTGAGGTTCCCACCTGAATATCCGATGGGGCCACCCAAAATAATTATGCTGACGCCGAGTGGACGGTTTGTTATTAACAGTCCCATTTGCCTTACCATAACTGATTTTCATCCGGAAGAGTGGAGCCCAATGTGGGGGGTGCGGACAATAATCACTGGTTTGCTTTCATTCATGGTCAGTGAGGAAAGTGGGTTGGGCGGGATGACGGAAACTGCAGTGTGTCGAAGGGCTCTGGCTGCAAAAAGTCATCGCTATAATGTGGAGCGTGTGCCGGTATACAAGGAATTGTTCAACAGCGAGTACCagaaagatttaaaaaaattgaataacaaaaacaaagatacCTCGTGA
- a CDS encoding T. brucei spp.-specific protein produces MIFFGVLSLLLTLCAFILAGCACFSPIFGRATGYKTIYLFEVGQASSTGKDSCFRNTVYFNLVRGSVVTSSVIGFIAFIVVILTILRGRMAFLMCLSPCFSFIAFLLMALCTAIMSVEYFVGFCSDDGGSGKKPLKGVFKLCCGFYLLVTSCAVYLGSLIAQFFALLSWAAFLNEMCMYLEEL; encoded by the coding sequence ATGATCTTTTTCGGCGTACTCTCTTTATTGCTGACGCTCTGTGCCTTTATTTTAGCTGGTTGCGCGTGTTTCTCTCCTATTTTTGGCCGTGCAACGGGCTATAAAACGATTTATCTTTTCGAGGTGGGACAAGCGTCATCGACAGGTAAGGATTCATGCTTCAGGAACACTGTGTATTTCAATTTGGTCCGCGGGAGTGTTGTCACTTCCTCTGTCATTGGATTCATTGCtttcattgttgttattctTACCATTTTACGAGGGAGGATGGCTTTCCTCATGTGCCTGTCACcatgcttttctttcatcgCCTTCCTACTCATGGCACTCTGCACCGCAATTATGTCTGTGGAGTACTTCGTTGGCTTCTGCAGTGACGACGGAGGGTCTGGCAAAAAGCCTCTGAAGGGTGTTTTCAAGTTGTGCTGTGGGTTTTACCTGCTAGTGACTTCCTGCGCCGTTTACTTGGGGAGTCTCATAGCCCAGTTCTTTGCCCTTCTCAGCTGGGCAGCATTTTTGAACGAgatgtgtatgtatttagAGGAACTGTAG
- a CDS encoding DNA-directed RNA polymerase subunit, putative, protein MSERDEDEVDRLSLSIGDEHESVAQSDDERSDAGAGVVVSGPAPVRGSAKRRDDRDRVTAPVLTKYERARILGTRALQISMNAPVLVALEGETDPLTIAQKELREGVIPLIIRRVLPDNTYEDWRICELDVDFDRPVDERYTNI, encoded by the coding sequence ATGTCTGAGCGTGATGAGGATGAAGTTGATCGACTGAGTTTGAGCATTGGTGATGAGCATGAGAGCGTGGCGCAAAGTGACGATGAGCGAAGTGATGCGGGTGCGGGTGTTGTTGTGTCTGGTCCTGCACCTGTGCGTGGTTCAGCGAAACGGCGTGATGACAGAGATCGCGTGACGGCTCCGGTGCTGACGAAATACGAGAGGGCCCGCATCCTTGGGACACGTGCATTGCAGATTAGTATGAATGCTCCTGTGTTAGTTGCATTGGAGGGTGAGACGGACCCGTTGACTATTGCGCAGAAAGAGCTCCGTGAAGGTGTCATTCCGCTCATTATTCGGCGTGTGCTTCCAGACAATACGTACGAGGACTGGCGGATCTGTGAATTGGATGTGGATTTCGACAGGCCTGTGGACGAGCGCTACACAAACATCTGA
- a CDS encoding DNA-directed RNA polymerase subunit, putative: protein MSERDEDEVDRLSLSIGDEHESVAQSDDERSDADAGVVVSGPAPVRGSAKRRDDRDRVTAPVLTKYERARILGTRALQISMNAPVLVALEGETDPLTIAQKELREGVIPLIIRRVLPDNTYEDWRICELDVDFDRPVDERYTNI from the coding sequence ATGTCTGAGCGTGATGAGGATGAAGTTGATCGACTGAGTTTGAGCATTGGTGATGAGCATGAGAGCGTGGCGCAAAGTGACGATGAGCGAAGTGATGCGGATGCGGGTGTTGTTGTGTCTGGTCCTGCACCTGTGCGTGGTTCAGCGAAACGGCGTGATGACAGAGATCGCGTGACGGCTCCGGTGCTGACGAAATACGAGAGGGCCCGCATCCTTGGGACACGTGCATTGCAGATTAGTATGAATGCTCCTGTGTTAGTTGCATTGGAGGGTGAGACGGACCCGTTGACTATTGCGCAGAAAGAGCTCCGTGAAGGTGTCATTCCGCTCATTATTCGGCGTGTGCTTCCAGACAATACGTACGAGGACTGGCGGATCTGTGAATTGGATGTGGATTTCGACAGGCCTGTGGACGAGCGCTACACAAACATCTGA
- a CDS encoding 60S ribosomal protein L13a, putative, with protein sequence MRVCVRAPLGNMKGLQILFLFALSHKLLSVRLPLHFRGLLTLGSKGAVWLATRLLVLPQYHFALLSGRTPAHSQILTFFQRSLRLIFFKKIPTFSRHLPSVLPSNLLVVNGGKAPSNAWTMVLPSRRSLNRSSRKGFKKHRPDIIVIDLKDHVLGRAAAIVAKQLLLGKKITVVRCEKLTIAGSEIRNKIKYLQFLRKRKLSNPKLGPFHHRSPSDVFIRTVRSMLPRYTKRGQRALRQLVAYEGVPVNVVRTGGRVVIPKAQRHNCYRNERRFTVLGNMCKHVGWKYSDVVEKLEAARIEKSGRHHKKMEKVRVAWKNARKEALKKMPQKNVEVLKKFGLA encoded by the coding sequence atgcgtgtatgtgtgcgtgctCCTCTCGGCAATATGAAGGGTTTGCAAATTCTGTTCCTTTTTGCACTCAGTCACAAGCTCCTCTCAGTAAGACTCCCCCTTCATTTTCGGGGACTTCTTACACTTGGTTCAAAGGGCGCGGTTTGGTTAGCTACCCGGCTTTTGGTCCTCCCGCAGTACCACTTTGCGCTGCTGAGTGGCCGTACCCCGGCTCATTCACAAATATTGACATTCTTTCAACGTTCTCTTCgcttgattttttttaaaaaaatcccaACGTTTTCTCGGCATTTACCCTCCGTTTTGCCTAGCAACCTCTTGGTAGTCAACGGAGGGAAAGCACCGTCAAACGCCTGGACGATGGTTCTTCCCAGCCGTAGGTCCCTGAATCGCAGCAGCCGCAAGGGCTTTAAGAAGCACCGTCCAgacattattgttattgaccTGAAGGACCATGTGTTGGGTCGTGCGGCCGCGATCGTCGCCAAACAGCTGCTGCTCGGAAAGAAGATTACTGTGGTTCGCTGTGAGAAGCTGACTATCGCTGGGTCGGAGATTCGCAACAAGATCAAGTACCTGCAGTTCCTTCGCAAGCGGAAGCTGTCAAACCCGAAACTTGGACCCTTTCACCACCGTAGCCCCTCTGATGTGTTTATCCGGACAGTTCGCTCCATGTTGCCGCGTTACACAAAGCGAGGCCAGCGCGCGCTCCGCCAGCTCGTTGCTTACGAGGGCGTACCCGTCAACGTCGTGCGTACCGGCGGTCGTGTGGTGATTCCCAAGGCGCAGCGTCACAATTGCTACCGTAACGAGCGCCGCTTCACGGTGTTGGGTAACATGTGCAAACACGTTGGATGGAAGTACAGCGACGTTGTGGAGAAACTTGAGGCAGCCCGTATTGAAAAGTCCGGGCGTCACCACaagaagatggaaaaggTTCGCGTCGCTTGGAAGAATGCCCGCAAGGAGGCCCTCAAGAAGATGCCGCAGAAGAATGTGGAGGTTCTCAAGAAGTTTGGTCTTGCGTGA
- a CDS encoding serine/threonine protein phosphatase PP1,putative has protein sequence MSTIVRKRGRTNSSEAQSGRCSHGARPDPSNRDRETIQRLVESILKDWQSAQELLDGQIISTILRLVRPILMAQPMLVRLQAPINVCGDIHGQIGDLVEIFRAGGMPPATNYLFLGDYVDRGKHGTEVIVVLLGLKILYPDGMCVLRGNHESDSICRIYGFFDEVKRRFSVKLFKEFTDVFNCLPIAALIDDIALCMHGGLSPDLRNLRQIERIERPLIVPDTGLACDLLWADPEETGSGWMESERGVSYTFGEDIVKETCERLDIDVVLRAHQVVDKGYQFFAGRQLVTIFSASNYCGEFTNSGAMMIMDENCKCRFEIFRPQYD, from the coding sequence ATGTCGACTATTGTGCGGAAACGGGGACGTACCAATTCGTCTGAGGCACAATCTGGGCGGTGTTCCCACGGAGCTCGGCCAGACCCTTCTAATCGTGACAGAGAAACCATTCAGCGTCTAGTGGAATCAATCCTGAAAGATTGGCAATCAGCCCAGGAGTTGCTGGATGGCCAAATAATAAGCACCATTCTCCGACTTGTTCGGCCCATCCTCATGGCCCAACCCATGCTGGTTCGACTGCAGGCTCCGATCAACGTCTGTGGAGACATTCATGGCCAAATTGGTGATCTTGTAGAGATATTCCGTGCCGGTGGGATGCCTCCCGCAACGAACTACCTGTTTTTAGGCGATTACGTAGATCGTGGGAAACATGGGACGGAGGTGATTGTTGTGCTTCTGGGATTGAAGATCCTGTACCCTGACGGCATGTGTGTTCTTCGTGGCAATCATGAATCCGACAGCATCTGCAGGATATACGGTTTCTTTGATGAGGTGAAGCGGCGTTTTTCAGTGAAACTATTCAAGGAGTTCACTGATGTGTTCAATTGTTTGCCGATTGCTGCGCTCATTGATGACATTGCACTCTGCATGCACGGCGGTCTGAGCCCGGACCTACGCAACTTACGACAGATTGAGAGGATCGAGCGCCCACTTATCGTTCCTGACACCGGACTTGCGTGTGATCTGCTCTGGGCTGATCCCGAGGAGACGGGAAGTGGTTGGATGGAGAGTGAGCGCGGTGTCAGCTACACGTTTGGGGAAGACATCGTTAAGGAAACATGTGAAAGGCTTGATATTGACGTTGTTCTCCGCGCTCACCAGGTTGTTGATAAAGGCTACCAATTTTTTGCGGGACGGCAGCTTGTAACCATTTTCAGCGCCTCGAATTACTGCGGTGAGTTTACTAACAGCGGTGCTATGATGATTATGGACGAAAACTGTAAGTGCCGCTTTGAGATATTTAGACCACAATACGATTAA
- a CDS encoding translation elongation factor 1-beta, putative produces the protein MIVRDRRCLLGYVPRRSGRCVQLLRRYWSKQSLSFVRWMPSLSMHLPMSSAHVRVLPGVQVLSLSFFFPLSAFRMCDHMYSPVFIPFAFFSIVKCHNKCSFVCNRSGKDMSIKDVNVKSGKLEEKLKGKLFLGGVKPSEEDVKAFNDLLGGDNTNVFRWVKNIASFTEAERTAWGAPVKITPPVAAPVAAPAAAPAAAPAATPAKKAAEADDDDIDLFGETTEEELAALEAKKKKDAAAKSTKKVIIAKSSILFDIKPWDDTVDLQKLATELHAIKRDGLLWGDHKLVPIAFGVKKLQQLVVIEDDKVSGDDLEEMIMSFGDAVQSMDIVAWNKI, from the coding sequence ATGATAGTGCGCGATCGACGGTGTTTGCTAGGGTATGTGCCACGCAGGAGCGGGCGTTGCGTGCAGCTGTTGCGGCGCTATTGGAGCAAACAAAGCTTGTCCTTCGTACGTTGGATGCCTTCCCTGTCGATGCACCTTCCAATGTCTAGTGCGCACGTACGGGTACTGCCCGGAGTTCAggtcctttccctttccttcttttttcccctttctgccTTTCGGATGTGCGATCATATGTATTCTCCCGTTTTCAtaccctttgcttttttttccattgtgAAATGCCACAACAAGTGCTCATTTGTGTGTAATCGAAGCGGGAAGGACATGTCGATCAAGGACGTCAATGTGAAGAGCGGGAAGCTGGAGGAGAAGCTTAAGGGGAAACTATTTTTGGGTGGCGTGAAGCCCTCCGAGGAGGATGTAAAGGCATTCAACGATCTGCTCGGTGGAGACAATACGAATGTATTCCGCTGGGTGAAGAATATCGCCTCTTTTACCGAGGCCGAGCGCACTGCCTGGGGTGCCCCCGTGAAGATCACGCCCCCTGTTGCCGCTCCTGTCGCTGCCCCCGCTGCTGCCCCCGCTGCTGCTCCCGCTGCCACCCCAGCAAAGAAGGCTGCTGAGGCCGACGACGATGACATCGATCTCTTCGGTGAGACCACGGAGGAGGAGCTTGCAGCCctggaggcgaagaagaagaaggatgcCGCAGCCAAGAGCACCAAGAAGGTTATCATTGCAAAGTCATCAATCCTGTTTGACATCAAGCCGTGGGATGATACAGTGGATTTGCAAAAGCTTGCCACGGAACTCCATGCAATTAAGAGAGACGGTCTACTGTGGGGTGACCACAAACTGGTACCCATTGCGTTCGGAGTTAAGAAGCTGCAACAGTTGGTTGTCATTGAGGACGATAAGGTGTCTGGAGATGACCTGGAGGAGATGATCATGTCTTTCGGAGATGCCGTACAGTCAATGGACATTGTGGCCTGGAATAAAATCTAG
- a CDS encoding translation elongation factor 1-beta, putative — protein sequence MAQPMLVRLQAPINVCGDIHGQIGDLVEIFRAGGMPPATNYLFLGDYVDRGKHGTEVIVVLLGLKILYPDGMCVLRGNHESDSICRIYGFFDEVKRRFSVKLFKEFTDVFNCLPIAALIDDIALCMHGGLSPDLRNLRQIERIERPLIVPDTGLACDLLWADPEETGSGWMESERGVSYTFGEDIVKETCERLDIDVVLRARFQYFGSC from the coding sequence ATGGCCCAACCCATGCTGGTTCGACTGCAGGCTCCGATCAACGTCTGTGGAGACATTCATGGCCAAATTGGTGATCTTGTAGAGATATTCCGTGCCGGTGGGATGCCTCCCGCAACGAACTACCTGTTTTTAGGCGATTACGTAGATCGTGGGAAACATGGGACGGAGGTGATTGTTGTGCTTCTGGGATTGAAGATCCTGTACCCTGACGGCATGTGTGTTCTTCGTGGCAATCATGAATCCGACAGCATCTGCAGGATATACGGTTTCTTTGATGAGGTGAAGCGGCGTTTTTCAGTGAAACTATTCAAGGAGTTCACTGATGTGTTCAATTGTTTGCCGATTGCTGCGCTCATTGATGACATTGCACTCTGCATGCACGGCGGTCTGAGCCCGGACCTACGCAACTTACGACAGATTGAGAGGATCGAGCGCCCACTTATCGTTCCTGACACCGGACTTGCGTGTGATCTGCTCTGGGCTGATCCCGAGGAGACGGGAAGTGGTTGGATGGAGAGTGAGCGCGGTGTCAGCTACACGTTTGGGGAAGACATCGTTAAGGAAACATGTGAAAGGCTTGATATTGACGTTGTTCTCCGCGCCCGCTTTCAGTATTTTGGCTCTTGCTGA
- a CDS encoding serine/threonine-protein phosphatase PP1,pseudogene, putative produces MTLVQTLLERMLSAKGSATQRQILIREEDIRTILNTVRDVFMSQPMLLEITPPVRICGDIHGQYYDLLRVFEKCGFPPYSNYLFLGDYVDRGRHSVETITLLFCYKIVYPENFFLLRGNHECASINKMYGFFDDVKRRYNIKLFKAFTDVFNTMPVCCVVSEKIICMHGGLSPDMTSLASVNEIERPLDVPDKGILCDLLWADPEDEVKGFLESDRGVSYLFGEDIVTDFLDMVDMDLVVRAHQVMERGYGFFANRQLVTIFSAPNYCGEFDNDAAVMNVDEKLQCSFLIIPAR; encoded by the coding sequence ATGACCCTAGTACAGACACTGCTGGAGCGGATGCTCAGCGCCAAGGGCAGTGCAACGCAAAGGCAAATTCTCATTCGCGAGGAGGACATACGGACAATTCTCAATACCGTTCGTGACGTATTCATGTCACAGCCCATGCTTCTAGAGATCACGCCACCAGTGAGGATTTGTGGGGATATCCATGGCCAATACTACGACTTGCTGCGCGTATTTGAGAAGTGTGGATTTCCACCGTATTCAAATTACCTGTTTCTAGGTGACTATGTTGACCGTGGCCGACACAGCGTAGAGACAAtcactttgcttttttgttataaAATTGTGTATCCGGAgaatttctttctccttcgcGGTAATCATGAATGTGCGAGCATAAACAAAATGTACGGTTTCTTCGATGACGTAAAGCGACGTTATAACATCAAACTGTTTAAAGCATTCACAGATGTATTTAACACCATGCCTGTATGCTGTGTTGTGAGCGAGAAAATCATCTGCATGCATGGTGGGCTGAGTCCGGACATGACTTCATTGGCCTCTGTGAATGAAATAGAACGCCCGCTGGATGTGCCTGACAAAGGTATTCTCTGTGACTTGCTGTGGGCAGATCCCGAGGATGAAGTAAAGGGTTTCCTGGAGAGTGACCGCGGTGTGAGTTACCTGTTTGGGGAAGACATTGTAACTGACTTCCTTGATATGGTGGATATGGACCTTGTTGTGCGTGCTCACCAAGTGATGGAGCGTGGTTACGGCTTCTTCGCAAACCGCCAGTTGGTGACCATCTTCTCTGCGCCGAACTATTGTGGTGAATTTGACAATGATGCAGCCGTTATGAATGTTGACGAGAAGTTACAGTGTTCCTTTCTCATTATACCTGCTCGCTGA
- a CDS encoding serine/threonine-protein phosphatase PP1,putative has translation MTLVQTLLERMLSAKGNTAQRQILIREEDIRTILNAVRDVFMSQPVVLDITPPVRICGDIHGQYYDLLRVFEKCGFPPYSNYLFLGDYVDRGRHSVETITLLFCYKIVYPENFFLLRGNHECASINKMYGFFDDVKRRYNIKLFKAFTDVFNTMPVCCVVGEKIICMHGGLSPDMTSLAAVNEIERPLDVPDKGILCDLLWADPEEEVKGFLESDRGVSYLFGEDIVTDFLDMVDMDLVVRAHQVMERGYGFFANRQLVTIFSAPNYCGEFDNDAAVMNVDEKLQCSFAIIAAR, from the coding sequence ATGACCCTAGTACAGACACTGCTGGAGCGGATGCTCAGCGCCAAGGGAAACACGGCTCAAAGGCAAATTCTCATTCGCGAGGAGGACATACGGACAATTCTCAATGCCGTTCGTGACGTATTCATGTCACAGCCGGTTGTGCTAGATATCACGCCACCAGTGAGGATTTGTGGGGATATCCATGGCCAATACTACGACTTGCTGCGCGTATTTGAGAAGTGTGGATTTCCACCGTATTCAAATTACCTGTTTCTAGGTGACTATGTTGACCGTGGCCGACACAGCGTAGAGACAAtcactttgcttttttgttataaAATTGTGTATCCGGAgaatttctttctccttcgcGGTAATCATGAATGTGCGAGCATAAACAAAATGTACGGTTTCTTCGATGACGTAAAGCGACGTTATAACATCAAACTGTTTAAAGCATTCACAGATGTATTTAACACTATGCCTGTATGCTGTGTTGTAGGTGAGAAAATCATCTGCATGCATGGTGGGCTGAGTCCGGACATGACTTCGTTGGCTGCCGTGAATGAAATAGAACGCCCGCTGGATGTGCCTGACAAAGGTATTCTCTGTGACTTGCTGTGGGCAGATCCCGAGGAGGAAGTAAAGGGTTTCCTGGAGAGTGACCGCGGTGTGAGTTACCTGTTTGGGGAAGACATTGTAACTGACTTCCTTGATATGGTGGATATGGACCTTGTTGTGCGTGCTCACCAAGTGATGGAGCGTGGTTACGGCTTCTTCGCAAACCGCCAGTTGGTGACCATCTTCTCTGCGCCGAACTATTGTGGTGAATTTGACAATGATGCAGCCGTCATGAATGTTGACGAGAAGTTACAATGTTCTTTTGCTATCATTGCAGCTCGCTAA
- a CDS encoding T. brucei spp.-specific protein has translation MSVLVKGWGRGTCKVNHIRDDDISSSESEGDDANVAVPLEELNVGTQHMITEELRFRLRRKEKLSVQDDELGRLREAMRRQVFASGLLQPGQSAGVAPRRAEIIFSCAVEIQSSGLMEEAPTASPRVGDTSAWLKQLRKFILDRVPFQRSVRVMVPRTWLARAQETDVV, from the coding sequence ATGTCCGTCTTGGTCAAGGGGTGGGGGCGGGGGACGTGTAAAGTCAATCATATAAGGGACGATGACATTTCGTCTTCTGAGAGTGAAGGTGACGACGCTAACGTCGCGGTCCCGTTAGAAGAATTAAATGTTGGAACTCAGCATATGATCACGGAGGAGTTGCGGTTCCGCCTGAGGCGAAAGGAGAAACTTTCAGTCCAGGACGACGAACTCGGACGGTTGCGCGAAGCCATGCGCCGCCAGGTATTTGCTTCAGGACTATTGCAACCCGGGCAATCAGCGGGAGTGGCACCTCGAAGGGCGGAAATTATCTTTAGTTGTGCCGTAGAGATTCAATCGAGTGGGCTCATGGAAGAGGCACCAACTGCGTCACCCCGTGTGGGAGACACTTCCGCATGGTTGAAGCAACTGCGAAAGTTCATACTTGACCGTGTCCCGTTTCAGCGGTCCGTTCGTGTCATGGTTCCCCGAACTTGGCTCGCGAGGGCACAAGAAACTGATGTTGTATAA